The Poecilia reticulata strain Guanapo linkage group LG13, Guppy_female_1.0+MT, whole genome shotgun sequence genome has a segment encoding these proteins:
- the vmn2r1 gene encoding vomeronasal type-2 receptor 1 isoform X1, producing the protein MRGFLLGLFCFFCAYGSLWAQSTCKLKAKFNLSGYKDVEKKRVVIGGMFPVHKSVASSNGNTSNLPVSSGCAGFNFRTFRWTQTMLFAINEINQREDLLPNTDLGYVIYDSCFTISKAVEGTLTYLTGQDEAVPNYRCGNGPPLATLIGAGGSDLSIATARILGLYHFPQVSYCSTCSALNNKFQFPTFLRTIPNDLHQSAAMAQLVLHFGWTWVGTIAAEDDYGKYGIKDFKEQVEEAGVCISFSETLPKVSSPEAIKSIVQTVVESTAKIIVVFSSDVDLSPLIGELLRHNVTNRTWIASEAWVTSALINQPGVNSLLSGTLGFGVKKADIPGLQRHLLDLDPYADALTEEFWETLFNCTLDYSKALRIAKEANGTLSRSVRGLPYGLCTGSESVAQLNNTYSDVSQLRITYSVYKAVYAVAHALHNLEHCEDGKGPFVGGSCANITNFEPWQLMYYVKNVRYKMPNTGEEIYFEDGDTEGFYDIINWQISDNGEISYVTVGHYNGSASAEEKLHIRNESIVWNNVELEVRYFIRTVMFVPCYGMYSYLLFISKPPRSVCSENCEPGTRKGIRQGEPVCCFDCIPCADGEISNTTNARECILCTGDDWSNDANDACVPKIIEFLAFGEPLGITLIVISAFGALVTIAVGVVLVMYIGTPLVKANDALLSFLLLLSLVVTFLCSIVFLGEPQNWSCMTSQVALALGFALCLSCIMGKAAVLMLRARALKKARAKAKAAAKAAKAAAEAAANSGSPDVIVTSSNINDTAALDKPEVDILTFGHQRSIAAVATLIQAVACTVWLIILPPHPVKNTAAQNVKIILECDEGSVVFICCIFAYDILLALLAFIFAFTARKLEDHFSEAKSMTFGMLVFFIVWISFVPAYLSTRGKFMVAVQIFAILASSFGLLTCIFLPKCYILLVKPERNKEELMKPRPKPKDGSSTGTSASLATAATDVNASFASTAIDEN; encoded by the exons ATGAGAGGCTTCTTGCTCggattgttttgctttttctgcgCGTACGGCTCTCTTTGGGCTCAATCCACTTGCAAGCTGAAGGCCAAGTTCAACTTGAGCGGCTACAAGGATGTAGAGAAGAAAAGGGTCGTCATCGGGGGAATGTTTCCTGTTCACAAGAGTGTTGCTTCCAGCAATGGCAACACTTCCAACCTGCCTGTCTCCTCTGGTTGTGCTGG GTTTAATTTCCGTACCTTCCGCTGGACACAGACGATGCTGTTCGCTATCAATGAAATCAACCAGAGGGAAGACCTGCTCCCAAACACCGACCTGGGCTACGTTATCTATGACTCATGCTTCACCATCTCCAAGGCCGTGGAGGGAACCCTGACATACTTGACGGGACAAGATGAAGCCGTACCCAACTATCGCTGTGGCAACGGGCCACCTCTTGCCACTCTAATAGGTGCTGGGGGTTCTGATCTGTCCATTGCTACAGCCAGGATCCTGGGGCTTTATCATTTTCCACAG GTCAGCTACTGCTCAACATGTTCTGCACTGAATAATAAGTTCCAGTTCCCCACCTTCTTAAGGACCATCCCTAACGATCTGCACCAGTCTGCAGCTATGGCCCAACTGGTGCTGCACTTTGGCTGGACCTGGGTGGGCACCATCGCTGCTGAGGATGATTATGGTAAATATGGCATCAAGGACTTCAAGGAGCAGGTGGAGGAAGCTGGAGTCTGCATTTCCTTCTCTGAAACTCTGCCTAAG GTGAGCTCACCAGAGGCCATCAAGAGCATCGTTCAAACTGTAGTTGAGTCCACAGCCAAGATCATCGTGGTCTTCTCATCAGATGTAGACCTTAGTCCGCTCATCGGCGAACTTCTCCGCCACAATGTGACGAACCGCACCTGGATTGCCAGCGAGGCCTGGGTCACCTCTGCCCTCATCAATCAGCCTGGG gTGAACTCTCTCCTGTCTGGTACCCTTGGTTTTGGGGTGAAAAAGGCCGACATCCCCGGTCTTCAGCGCCACCTACTGGATCTGGATCCCTATGCAGATGCCCTCACGGAGGAATTCTGGGAGACC ctgtttaacTGCACACTGGACTATTCCAAAGCGCTGAGAATCGCCAAGGAGGCGAACGGCACACTGTCCAGATCAGTGAGGGGGTTACCATATGGTCTGTGTACTGGCAGCGAGTCTGTGGCTCAGCTCAACAACACCTACTCTGACGTCTCTCAGCTGCGAATCACTTACAG TGTTTACAAAGCAGTGTATGCCGTGGCCCATGCCTTGCACAACCTGGAGCACTGTGAAGACGGAAAAGGCCCCTTTGTTGGAGGCAGCTGTGCCAACATCACTAATTTTGAGCCTTGGCAG CTGATGTATTATGTGAAGAACGTGCGCTACAAAATGCCAAACACTGGGGAGGAGATCTACTTTGAAGACGGTGACACAGAGGGCTTCTATGACATCATTAATTGGCAAATCAGTGATAATGGAGAGATATCTTATGTCACCGTGGGACACTACAATGGATCTGCATCTGCAGAGGAGAAGTTGCACATAAGGAATGAGTCTATTGTTTGGAACAACGTAGAACTGGAggtcagatattttattagaacAGTGATGTTTGTGCCATGTTATGGTATGTATAGTTATCTCCTGTTTATTTCTAAGCCTCCTCGGTCGGTGTGTAGCGAGAACTGTGAGCCCGGGACCAGGAAGGGGATCCGGCAGGGGGAGCCAGTCTGTTGTTTTGACTGCATCCCCTGTGCTGACGGAGAAATCAGTAACACCACAA ATGCCCGTGAATGCATCCTGTGTACTGGAGATGACTGGTCTAATGATGCTAATGATGCTTGTGTGCCCAAAATCATTGAGTTCCTGGCCTTTGGAGAACCGCTGGGAATCACCCTGATAGTCATCTCTGCCTTTGGTGCTTTAGTAACCATAGCTGTTGGG GTGGTGCTTGTTATGTACATTGGAACCCCTCTAGTCAAAGCCAATGATGCCCTGTTGAGTTTCTTGCTGCTCTTGTCGCTTGTTGTAACCTTCCTCTGCTCTATCGTCTTCCTTGGCGAGCCACAAAACTGGAGCTGCATGACTAGCCAAGTAGCATTAGCTCTTGGCTTTGCGCTGTGCCTTTCCTGCATAATGG GTAAGGCAGCTGTGCTGATGCTCAGAGCTCGGGCTCTAAAAAAGGCTAGAGCCAAAGCCAAGGCAGCTGCTAAAGCTGCCAAGGCTGCAGCCGAAGCAGCAGCTAACAGCGGCAGTCCTGATGTGATAGTAACCAGCTCAAACATCAACGATACTGCTGCTTTGGATAAACCTGAAGTTGACATTCTTACCTTCGGGCATCAGAGGTCAATAGCTGCCGTAGCAACATTGATACAG GCTGTAGCGTGCACTGTTTGGCTCATCATCCTCCCTCCACACCCGGTTAAGAACACCGCTGCCCAGAATGTAAAGATTATTCTGGAGTGCGATGAAGGTTCTGTGGTCTTCATCTGTTGCATCTTTGCGTATGACATCCTGCTGGCTCTGCTGGCTTTCATCTTTGCCTTTACAGCCCGCAAACTGGAAGACCACTTCAG TGAAGCCAAGTCTATGACCTTTGGCATGCTGGTCTTCTTCATTGTCTGGATCTCCTTTGTCCCGGCTTACCTCAGCACGCGAGGAAAGTTTATGGTTGCTGTCCAGATTTTTGCCATTCTCGCCTCCAGCTTTGGCCTGCTCACCTGCATCTTCCTCCCCAAATGCTACATCCTTCTCGTCAAACCTGAGCGCAACAAAGAGGAGCTGATGAAGCCCAGGCCCAAACCCAAAGACGGCTCCTCCACTGGGACGTCAGCATCTCTTGCAACAGCTGCTACTGATGTCAATGCATCATTTGCATCCACGGCTATTGATGAAAACTAA
- the vmn2r1 gene encoding vomeronasal type-2 receptor 1 isoform X2: protein MRGFLLGLFCFFCAYGSLWAQSTCKLKAKFNLSGYKDVEKKRVVIGGMFPVHKSVASSNGNTSNLPVSSGCAGFNFRTFRWTQTMLFAINEINQREDLLPNTDLGYVIYDSCFTISKAVEGTLTYLTGQDEAVPNYRCGNGPPLATLIGAGGSDLSIATARILGLYHFPQVSYCSTCSALNNKFQFPTFLRTIPNDLHQSAAMAQLVLHFGWTWVGTIAAEDDYGKYGIKDFKEQVEEAGVCISFSETLPKVSSPEAIKSIVQTVVESTAKIIVVFSSDVDLSPLIGELLRHNVTNRTWIASEAWVTSALINQPGVNSLLSGTLGFGVKKADIPGLQRHLLDLDPYADALTEEFWETLFNCTLDYSKALRIAKEANGTLSRSVRGLPYGLCTGSESVAQLNNTYSDVSQLRITYSVYKAVYAVAHALHNLEHCEDGKGPFVGGSCANITNFEPWQLMYYVKNVRYKMPNTGEEIYFEDGDTEGFYDIINWQISDNGEISYVTVGHYNGSASAEEKLHIRNESIVWNNVELEPPRSVCSENCEPGTRKGIRQGEPVCCFDCIPCADGEISNTTNARECILCTGDDWSNDANDACVPKIIEFLAFGEPLGITLIVISAFGALVTIAVGVVLVMYIGTPLVKANDALLSFLLLLSLVVTFLCSIVFLGEPQNWSCMTSQVALALGFALCLSCIMGKAAVLMLRARALKKARAKAKAAAKAAKAAAEAAANSGSPDVIVTSSNINDTAALDKPEVDILTFGHQRSIAAVATLIQAVACTVWLIILPPHPVKNTAAQNVKIILECDEGSVVFICCIFAYDILLALLAFIFAFTARKLEDHFSEAKSMTFGMLVFFIVWISFVPAYLSTRGKFMVAVQIFAILASSFGLLTCIFLPKCYILLVKPERNKEELMKPRPKPKDGSSTGTSASLATAATDVNASFASTAIDEN, encoded by the exons ATGAGAGGCTTCTTGCTCggattgttttgctttttctgcgCGTACGGCTCTCTTTGGGCTCAATCCACTTGCAAGCTGAAGGCCAAGTTCAACTTGAGCGGCTACAAGGATGTAGAGAAGAAAAGGGTCGTCATCGGGGGAATGTTTCCTGTTCACAAGAGTGTTGCTTCCAGCAATGGCAACACTTCCAACCTGCCTGTCTCCTCTGGTTGTGCTGG GTTTAATTTCCGTACCTTCCGCTGGACACAGACGATGCTGTTCGCTATCAATGAAATCAACCAGAGGGAAGACCTGCTCCCAAACACCGACCTGGGCTACGTTATCTATGACTCATGCTTCACCATCTCCAAGGCCGTGGAGGGAACCCTGACATACTTGACGGGACAAGATGAAGCCGTACCCAACTATCGCTGTGGCAACGGGCCACCTCTTGCCACTCTAATAGGTGCTGGGGGTTCTGATCTGTCCATTGCTACAGCCAGGATCCTGGGGCTTTATCATTTTCCACAG GTCAGCTACTGCTCAACATGTTCTGCACTGAATAATAAGTTCCAGTTCCCCACCTTCTTAAGGACCATCCCTAACGATCTGCACCAGTCTGCAGCTATGGCCCAACTGGTGCTGCACTTTGGCTGGACCTGGGTGGGCACCATCGCTGCTGAGGATGATTATGGTAAATATGGCATCAAGGACTTCAAGGAGCAGGTGGAGGAAGCTGGAGTCTGCATTTCCTTCTCTGAAACTCTGCCTAAG GTGAGCTCACCAGAGGCCATCAAGAGCATCGTTCAAACTGTAGTTGAGTCCACAGCCAAGATCATCGTGGTCTTCTCATCAGATGTAGACCTTAGTCCGCTCATCGGCGAACTTCTCCGCCACAATGTGACGAACCGCACCTGGATTGCCAGCGAGGCCTGGGTCACCTCTGCCCTCATCAATCAGCCTGGG gTGAACTCTCTCCTGTCTGGTACCCTTGGTTTTGGGGTGAAAAAGGCCGACATCCCCGGTCTTCAGCGCCACCTACTGGATCTGGATCCCTATGCAGATGCCCTCACGGAGGAATTCTGGGAGACC ctgtttaacTGCACACTGGACTATTCCAAAGCGCTGAGAATCGCCAAGGAGGCGAACGGCACACTGTCCAGATCAGTGAGGGGGTTACCATATGGTCTGTGTACTGGCAGCGAGTCTGTGGCTCAGCTCAACAACACCTACTCTGACGTCTCTCAGCTGCGAATCACTTACAG TGTTTACAAAGCAGTGTATGCCGTGGCCCATGCCTTGCACAACCTGGAGCACTGTGAAGACGGAAAAGGCCCCTTTGTTGGAGGCAGCTGTGCCAACATCACTAATTTTGAGCCTTGGCAG CTGATGTATTATGTGAAGAACGTGCGCTACAAAATGCCAAACACTGGGGAGGAGATCTACTTTGAAGACGGTGACACAGAGGGCTTCTATGACATCATTAATTGGCAAATCAGTGATAATGGAGAGATATCTTATGTCACCGTGGGACACTACAATGGATCTGCATCTGCAGAGGAGAAGTTGCACATAAGGAATGAGTCTATTGTTTGGAACAACGTAGAACTGGAg CCTCCTCGGTCGGTGTGTAGCGAGAACTGTGAGCCCGGGACCAGGAAGGGGATCCGGCAGGGGGAGCCAGTCTGTTGTTTTGACTGCATCCCCTGTGCTGACGGAGAAATCAGTAACACCACAA ATGCCCGTGAATGCATCCTGTGTACTGGAGATGACTGGTCTAATGATGCTAATGATGCTTGTGTGCCCAAAATCATTGAGTTCCTGGCCTTTGGAGAACCGCTGGGAATCACCCTGATAGTCATCTCTGCCTTTGGTGCTTTAGTAACCATAGCTGTTGGG GTGGTGCTTGTTATGTACATTGGAACCCCTCTAGTCAAAGCCAATGATGCCCTGTTGAGTTTCTTGCTGCTCTTGTCGCTTGTTGTAACCTTCCTCTGCTCTATCGTCTTCCTTGGCGAGCCACAAAACTGGAGCTGCATGACTAGCCAAGTAGCATTAGCTCTTGGCTTTGCGCTGTGCCTTTCCTGCATAATGG GTAAGGCAGCTGTGCTGATGCTCAGAGCTCGGGCTCTAAAAAAGGCTAGAGCCAAAGCCAAGGCAGCTGCTAAAGCTGCCAAGGCTGCAGCCGAAGCAGCAGCTAACAGCGGCAGTCCTGATGTGATAGTAACCAGCTCAAACATCAACGATACTGCTGCTTTGGATAAACCTGAAGTTGACATTCTTACCTTCGGGCATCAGAGGTCAATAGCTGCCGTAGCAACATTGATACAG GCTGTAGCGTGCACTGTTTGGCTCATCATCCTCCCTCCACACCCGGTTAAGAACACCGCTGCCCAGAATGTAAAGATTATTCTGGAGTGCGATGAAGGTTCTGTGGTCTTCATCTGTTGCATCTTTGCGTATGACATCCTGCTGGCTCTGCTGGCTTTCATCTTTGCCTTTACAGCCCGCAAACTGGAAGACCACTTCAG TGAAGCCAAGTCTATGACCTTTGGCATGCTGGTCTTCTTCATTGTCTGGATCTCCTTTGTCCCGGCTTACCTCAGCACGCGAGGAAAGTTTATGGTTGCTGTCCAGATTTTTGCCATTCTCGCCTCCAGCTTTGGCCTGCTCACCTGCATCTTCCTCCCCAAATGCTACATCCTTCTCGTCAAACCTGAGCGCAACAAAGAGGAGCTGATGAAGCCCAGGCCCAAACCCAAAGACGGCTCCTCCACTGGGACGTCAGCATCTCTTGCAACAGCTGCTACTGATGTCAATGCATCATTTGCATCCACGGCTATTGATGAAAACTAA